One Chionomys nivalis chromosome 4, mChiNiv1.1, whole genome shotgun sequence genomic region harbors:
- the LOC130873916 gene encoding 60S ribosomal protein L37-like — MTKGTSSFGKRRNKMHTLCRRCGSKAYHLQKSTCGKCGYPAKRKRKYNWSAKAKRRNTTGTGRMRHLKIVYRRFRHGFREGTTPKPKRAAVAASSSS; from the coding sequence ATGACGAAAGGAACGTCATCCTTCGGAAAGCGTCGCAACAAGATGCACACATTGTGCCGCCGCTGTGGCTCTAAGGCCTACCACCTTCAGAAATCTACCTGTGGCAAATGCGGCTACCCGGCCAAGCGCAAGAGAAAGTATAACTGGAGTGCCAAGGCTAAGAGACGAAACACTACCGGGACTGGGCGGATGCGGCACCTAAAAATTGTCTACCGAAGATTCAGACATGGATTCCGTGAAGGGACAACCCCTAAACCCAAGAGGGCAGCTGTTGCAGCATCCAGTTCATCGTGA